ACCGCCATGCAGAGGGTTGGCTTCTCGGCCTATGCCAGCTGCCAAGCTGCCTGCTGAGGGAAGAAATACATGCTTATTGGCTGGAGGACTACCATCTTTGTCGTCTACACAGGCAAAGCTGATGGCTTTATGACAGGTGACACCACAGCAAAATTTATATACGTTATGTATagttcgcctttctcactgggactcaaggcaaattacacaggccatttatgtatggtaattagcagcacgttccagacTGAAGTGCCTCGCAtagttttttgaatttttcacgctgaaccgtcattccagaagtgactgcgaagccggcacatacctgctttgcattactttaACATGCCCCTTTAATgtaacctttggtgtttgctctgccctcTCGGGGAAGAATCCCCTCAGGGAacaatgcaaaataacagcgtcatgttagctatgcacatgctaatgtctatgcaaacaggaacgaaggagcaggcgagtggggggtgtggaatttctccttttgcgttgggaccgcaagtaggcatttttaaagtcgcattttaaaaaagagctttgagcgagcatcagaattgaccatgcataaatggcaacaaAGTCAGTACAATGAACAGGATGGGGCATCTGATAAACAAGACAATAGGATCtggattgtagaaatctggaacgaACTAGAAATCTGAAAAGAACTGAAGCAAGCATAAACATAAACGTGACATGTTAAACGATGCAAGAATTGCATGGTAGGATCCTACTAACAGCAACGGGCAGTACCAGCTACACACCGTAGTGTAGGCCACATTCCCTAAACCTTTATCCGAGCCGCTTTTAAACCATTCCGTACAGTTCAATCAATAGTAAAAACGCTCCCttcaataattcagttttgcatagtttgtggaaaatCAGCTGCAGAACCGCAACtttgcagcgtggtgtagtggttaagaccggtggtttggagcggaggattctaatctggagaaccgggtttgattccccactcctccacatgagtggcagaggctaatctggcgaactggatttgtttccccactcctacacacatgaagccagctgggtgaccttgggctagtcacagctctcttagagctctcagccccagctatctcacagggtgtctattgtggggaagggaaggtgattgcatgctggtttgattcttccttaagtgatagagaaagtcggcatataaaaaccaactccttcctcttcttcttctttaaaaggtaaggggattgaactcaggtcgagagcggaacttggactgcagtactgcagcttaccactctgggccatgGGGCTTTTCTTCTTTACCTGTTTGTAAACTTTTGACTGCATAATCACACTCTACTCATCCTCCCCTTTGTAAAGCATATCATCTGCAAATCAACCTGTTGCTGCTCTTTCCTGATACAACTGACTGGTCCATGCTACAGGGTGTCAACGACATAAGGTGAGCTGAGAACCAATATTATCCTGACACAGGGGTTATGGAGACGGCTGCAAAAAATCACTTACTTGCGTAGACACTTGATGTGGCTGTCTCGGTGTCTGAAAGGCCCGCACACAGGGCCACAGATATACTTGCACTGGATGGCTTGAACTGCAGCTGTACTACCAAACAGATACTGTTGAGCGACCACAACGCCGAAGCGAGCTTTTGCTGTCTTCGGACTTTTGCAGGAAGCGCCCATATCACACACCTTTTCATTAGGATTCGTCAGGGATCGGCTTAGGTCATTCCCTGATCAAAAGTGGGCAACCAAGAGGATTGAGGGGCTGGGGCGCTTTTCCCTACGAGGAAGGGGCTAGAGAGCTTGGGAGTTTTCAGTCTAGGAAAAAGACGATTGAGGCGAGACGTGATCGAGGTTTGTAAGGTTAGGAGTGGGGTAGAGAAAGCGGATAGAGGCGGGAAGAACGAGGCACAGCAGATGGCTGCTGgtattgactggcccaaggtcacacggaGTGTTGCTGCTAAGGAGGGATTTATGGGTCTGTCGCTTGCCTTCGGTCTATGCACAAAGGAAAGGCAGGTAACAGAACCTTTTCCCTTTACCTGTGAAGCAAATTGTTATTGGCTTCCCCCACAATTCCCTGGGGCGGCAAGGAAATTTCCTCAAGATGTCCTACCGCCCATTCAAGCAATACCTCGTCGCCAATGTCTTACCTGTTTCCTGAAGGCCTCGGGGCTCCTGTTTGGGGACACAGGGCATCTTTAGAACAGGAACTGGAGGGGGCTGGTTTAGTGCGACATCTGCCGAGGGGATGCACTCGGGATGGGGCAGCAGCGGGGCAGACTGCTCCCAGGGGGCTCCAGGCAGCATCATCTCTTGAGGGCTCACCTGTTCAACTTTCACCCGCACGGTAACCTGGCAAGGAGAGGCAAAGATACATCACCATGGCAACAGAGGcctcaattttttttcctttgacgTCTAGACCGcacagccgacttgtggcaaccgcgtagggtttccaaggcaagagaagcccagaggtggtttgccattgcctgcctctgagtagcaaccctggacttctctggtggcatcccatccaagtaccaaccagggttgagcctgctcagcttccaaactctggctagcctgggcaatccaggccAGGGCACGGCATGTCTGTGTATGTGCgggtgccctcaagtcacagccgacttatggtgatcccgtagggcGGTGGTTCCCATACTTTTCAGGCCActgtccccttggttccacatactcaaccccagcgccccttaccctatccaacaacacagttgaagggccccccTCTAGcgtgccccccctgctgcccccttgcctcttagtgccaccctaggtaatcccaccgccccccagcgggtggtactgcccactttgggaaccactcccgtagggttttcaaggcaagagacattcggaggtggtttctATGAACAGGGATATGGACTCACATATCCTACATCTCCCTACATCTTAGATCAGAcatgtcaaatataaggcccgggggccaaatccggctccttgagagcttttatctggcctgtgagccaaccgaggaagccaccaccaccccattctcaatctgggctggcgaggcatggcccagcctgaccagtgacctttatgtcatatccggccctcgtaacaattgagttcaacaacCCTGTCTTAGACTGTAAGCTCTTTGGGGCAGGGATTTATTTTAATGTCCACGGAGCACCCAGTATATTTACTGATGCAGGGTGGTTGTGATAAGGCATTCAGAAACCTTTTCatgggtgtctgttgggaggatgGGTTCTGCAGGGATCATGGCTTAacaagcggttaaaacgcttaaggctgtttagcttggaaagaaggcggttaaggggagacatgatagagatctataaaattatgaatggcttggagagagtggtcaggtagaagcttttctccctctctcataatactagaacgcggagtcatctgctgaagctggagggtgagagaatcaaaacagatagaaggaagtatttcttcacgcaacacatagttaaattgtggaactccctgccccaggatgtggtgatggctgccaacttggaaggctttaagaggggagtggacctgttcatggaggagaggggtgttcatggctactagtcaaaatggatactagtcatgatgcatacccattctctccaggatcagaggagcatgtctattatgtgaggtgctgtggaacactggcaggataatgctgctgcagttgtcttgtttgtgggcttcctgtaggcacctggttggccacagtgtaaacggactgctggacttgatgggccttggtctgatccagcatagccttttttgttCTTATGggggtcttatgttcttattgggggtcactgggggtgtgtgggggagtagttgtgaatttcctgctttgtgcgggaggttggactagatgaccctggtggccccttccaactctatgattctatggctggaGGCTTCCATCTCCATGTCCTTCTCCCCCACCATCAAGTTCCCACCTTTGTCTGGTCACCTGAATTACCCGGCCGAAAACCCCCTCACCTGTTGTTCCCACATCCCGGCCTCTCGCCGTCCCATCTGGTACCCCTCCACCAGGGCCACGGCTTGGGCGCAGGTCTCGGGGCCTCGCTCCCACACCCAGCTCTGGATCTCCTGGGGCaagatggtcaggaactgctccaggatcagcagctccaggatctgctccttggtgcggctctccggcttcagccagcgGCGGCAAAGCTCCCGGAGCCGCCGGCAAGCCTCCCGCGGGCCTTCGACGTCCTGGTAGCGGAACTGTCGGAAACGCTGGCGCTGCATCTCTGCGCCGGCGCCCCCTTCTCCTCGCAGGCTGGAAGACTTGGCCTTTCGGTGCTCACTCCGGCTGCTCCTGGCCTCCAGGCTGTTGTGGGGCTGCTGGGCCTTTCCGCTGAGGGCCGGCATGAGTCGGGTCACCCACTCCCCTCTCGGCCACTGGCAGGTTTCCGCCGCTCGTTCGAAGGAGGACAAGTAGGCCTCAATGTCATCCATGGGCGCCAGCTCAGGCAACTGAAGGTTCCCCCAGCCGGGGGCCGGGGGTGGGACAGGAACCGGTCCGGGTACGACGTCAGCGGGCGTCCGCAGGCTTTGCACCATCTCCTGGCACTGGACTTCCCACAGCTGTGGCATCGGGTCACTCCTCACCTGAGGAGGAGTGGCCCACCTCAGGAGGTCACTGATGGTGCCTGCCTGGACGACGAGGGGGGCTTTGGCCGCCGCGTCCCACTCCCACCCTGCCTCCGGACACGGCGGCCCCGGCTCCTCCATTTTCACCCTCGGGGCCATCGTTTCTTCTAAAGGGTACAAAAAATGGAGGCCCAGCGCCGGCGGAGGCACCTCCTGAGTGGCGgccattttcttcttctctcagggGAGTGAGTCTGTGGCCGGTTGGAGAGGGGAAGCGCCCAGCCTCGGGCGACTTGAACCAATCCAGGGAGGTTCTCCCTTCAGCTCGCAAATCTCAGGGAAGCAGAGGAGTGTGAAACGGCCTGACAGAAGCAGGTGGGCGACTCACAGGTATATCCTACTGCCGACGAAGC
This genomic window from Euleptes europaea isolate rEulEur1 chromosome 18, rEulEur1.hap1, whole genome shotgun sequence contains:
- the LOC130489891 gene encoding zinc finger protein 500-like, with the translated sequence MAATQEVPPPALGLHFLYPLEETMAPRVKMEEPGPPCPEAGWEWDAAAKAPLVVQAGTISDLLRWATPPQVRSDPMPQLWEVQCQEMVQSLRTPADVVPGPVPVPPPAPGWGNLQLPELAPMDDIEAYLSSFERAAETCQWPRGEWVTRLMPALSGKAQQPHNSLEARSSRSEHRKAKSSSLRGEGGAGAEMQRQRFRQFRYQDVEGPREACRRLRELCRRWLKPESRTKEQILELLILEQFLTILPQEIQSWVWERGPETCAQAVALVEGYQMGRREAGMWEQQVTVRVKVEQVSPQEMMLPGAPWEQSAPLLPHPECIPSADVALNQPPPVPVLKMPCVPKQEPRGLQETGSLAAGIGREANPLHGGPLAMEPNGTFSAGNPQENVPSENHSERASQQREERRSETGENLAPHPNPMGVPQGTGKPLHRCSECGKTFSRNSHLLTHQRIHTGEKPHQCPQCGKRFGHTSQLTRHQRTHASERPFRCAQCSRSFYQSSELTRHRASHARDRPYGCSQCGKKFRWSSDLIRHQITHTGERPYKCPECGKKFGQNSHLVRHRRTHTT